The following are from one region of the Anomaloglossus baeobatrachus isolate aAnoBae1 chromosome 1, aAnoBae1.hap1, whole genome shotgun sequence genome:
- the S100P gene encoding protein S100-P produces the protein MTKLEVAIASLIEVFDKYSCVEGNKNTLSKGEMKTLLEKELPGILGNAKEKDDCDKLIKDLDENGDSEVDFNEFIIFVAAVTSLGHERFADMPKK, from the exons ATGACCAAGCTGGAGGTTGCAATTGCGAGCCTCATTGAAGTCTTTGACAAATATTCCTGCGTTGAGGGCAACAAGAACACATTAAGCAAAGGGGAAATGAAGACTCTGCTGGAGAAGGAACTGCCAGGGATCCTGGGG aATGCCAAAGAGAAGGACGATTGTGACAAACTCATAAAGGATCTGGATGAAAATGGAGACTCTGAAGTGGATTTTAATGAATTTATTATCTTTGTTGCTGCAGTCACCTCTCTGGGACATGAGAGATTTGCGGACATGCCTAAAAAATAA